The following proteins come from a genomic window of Takifugu rubripes chromosome 11, fTakRub1.2, whole genome shotgun sequence:
- the elna gene encoding elastin isoform X3: MASRHSLLLFCGLFVLALVQPALQGGVYVPAAAGIRPGTTGGGTGFFPGSAGGVSGGYKPGKAAVGGYGGGRGTGPGGLVPGGVGQGGLGGGIGQGGKGPKPGYGSLGGGGLGGGGLGGGGLGGGGLGGGGLGGGGQGFGGFGGYGGGGHGGYGGGAGVGYQLGVGQKAAKRGAGGSLLPYGGTGGTVLGAGVGPGGIGTGAAVPVIPQTGLPGGTVGGAGTKASKVPGVGVPGLFHGLVPGQGFGGRGVLPGVAIGSNLNPKSIPGVGQGTQGGGYGGQMQPGVFHGYPLTSPKGYGTAAKAAKYGVPGGVPGGIPGGVPGGFPGGVPGGGFPGGVPGGGFPGGVPGGGFPGGVPGGFPGGVPGGFPGGVPGGFPGGAPLGGISPAKAAKYGGAGGYGGLGGTGGLGGGGPGGYSAAAKAAKYGVGGLGGAGGLGGAGGLGGAGGLGGAGGLGGLGGTGGYNAAAKAQKYAQGAGGRVIHRGAGGLGGTGLGGTGLGGTGLSGLGLGGTGGYNAAAKAQKYAQALGGAGALGGAGLGGTGLGGTGLGGTGGLGGTGGLGATGLGGLGGTGGYNAAAKAQKYGALGGAGLGGTGLGGRGLGGTGLGGTGGVGGGTYSAAAKAAKYGGGAGIVPGGGPGGVIPGRVPGYLPGYGSLSTGGLPYGVPGGGAVPGGPGQFFPGGGVYGGYGGKPPKYGVGGGTGIVPGGTGVVPGGTGLVPGGTGLVPGGTGVIPGGVGVIPGGVGGYSAAKAAKYGLTGGVGGALPVGGVGGGYPGGVKPPKPGLVVPGATPGSFISGVPDGDSGKPAKETGPAGTPRPGPTPIAETGMAPEIPQSSVSGGIIQPSTGTSIGGVGVPAPSGDRILQPTGAGLGAGGKAPKPLLPGAGGVGLVPGAGGVGLVPGAVGTGLVPGAGGYPYGVNYGVPYGVGTGTLPGAKPLKPPVGGGGVGVGRGVGIPLTAGGFPGGLTYPSATGNGASIGSKPPISGYGVLGGGGIYQPGVVPGYGGLYPQQYPQGGGLLHSCQQSGGYVPAPLTPQQAKAAKYGALQGFLGGAGGAFRGGAAGCQGKFCGRRK; this comes from the exons TAGGAGGCTATGGAGGTGGGCGCGGCACGGGCCCAGGAGGTTTGGTGCCTGGAGGTGTCGGGCAGGGAGGCCTGGGTGGAGGCATAG GACAAGGAGGGAAGGGCCCTAAACCAG gCTATGGCAGCTTGGGTGGTGGTGGACTCGGTGGTGGAGGACTTGGTGGCGGTGGACTCGGTGGCGGTGGACTCGGTGGTGGTGGTCTCGGTGGTGGTGGACAGGGTTTTGGTGGATTTGGAGGCTATGGAGGAG GTGGCCATGGTGGATATGGTGGAGGCGCTGGTGTTGGCTATCAGTTAGGAGTCGGACAGAAGGCTGCTAAAAGAG GTGCGGGAGGTTCTCTGCTACCATATGGAG GGACTGGTGGGACTGTACTTGGGGCCGGAGTAGGACCTGGAGGAATTGGAACTGGAGCTGCAG TCCCGGTTATTCCTCAAACTGGCCTTCCAGGAGGAACTGTTGGTGGAGCTGGAACGAAAGCTTCAAAAGTGCCAG GTGTAGGGGTGCCCGGTCTTTTCCATGGTTTGGTGCCCGGACAAG GCTTTGGTGGACGTGGTGTCTTACCGGGGGTGGCCATCGGTTCCAATCTCAATCCCAAATCAA TTCCAGGGGTAGGACAAGGAACCCAAGGAG GTGGGTATGGTGGACAAATGCAGCCAGGAGTGTTCCACGGTTACCCCCTCACGTCCCCCAAAG GATATGGAACAGCAGCCAAGGCTGCTAAATATG GGGTTCCTGGAGGAGTCCCAGGAGGAATTCCAGGTGGAGTACCTGGAGGttttccaggaggagttccaggAGGAGGCTTCCCAGGAGGAGTTCCAGGAGGAGGCTTCCCAGGAGGAGTTCCAGGAGGAGGTTTCCCAGGAGGAGTTCCAGGAGGttttccaggaggagttccaggaggttttccaggaggagttccaggAGGTTTTCCAGGAGGAGCACCACTTGGAGGAATTTCTCCAGCTAAAGCAGCTAAATATG GAGGGGCTGGTGGGTATGGAGGACTGGGTGGAACTGGAGGCCTGGGAGGTGGAGGACCAGGTGGATATTCAGCTGCTGCCAAGGCTGCAAAATATG gagtgggaggactgggaggagcaggaggactcGGAGGGGCAGGAGGACTGGGTGGGGCAGGAGGACTCGGAGGGGCAGGAGGACTCGGAGGACTAGGAGGAACTGGAGGATACAACGCTGCTGCCAAAGCTCAAAAATATG cccagggagctggaggaagagtgaTTCATAGAGgtgcaggaggactgggaggaaCTGGCCTGGGAGGAACAGGACTCGGTGGAACAGGACTGAGTGGATTGGGACTGGGAGGAACCGGAGGGTATAATGCTGCTGCCAAAGCTCAGAAATATG CACAGGCACTAGGGGGAGCCGGAGCTCTTGGTGGGGCAGGACTGGGAGGAACAGGACTGGGAGGAACAGGACTGGGAGGTACCGGAGGACTGGGAGGTACCGGAGGACTTGGTGCAACAGgtctgggaggactgggaggaaCCGGAGGGTATAATGCTGCTGCCAAAGCTCAAAAATATG GAGCACTTGGTGGGGCAGGACTGGGAGGAACAGGactgggaggaagaggactgGGAGGAACAGGACTGGGAGGTAccggaggagtgggaggaggaacGTACTCTGCTGCCGCCAAAGCAGCTAAATATG gtggaggtgcaggcatagttcctggaggtggaccaggtggTGTAATCCCAGGAAGGGTGCCAGGATATTTACCAGGATATGGAT CTTTGTCAACCGGTGGGCTACCCTACG GAgtcccaggaggaggtgcagttCCAGGAGGTCCGGGACAGTTCTTTCCTGGTGGGGGCGTTTATGGTG GCTATGGAGGCAAACCCCCAAAATATG GGGTTGGAGGAGGAACTGGCATCGTCCCAGGAGGAACTGGGGTGGTACCAGGAGGAACTGGGTTGGTACCAGGAGGAACTGGATTGGTACCAGGAGGAACTGGGGTCATCCCAGGAGGAGTTGGGGTCATCCCTGGAGGAGTAGGAGGATACTCTGCTGCCAAAGCTGCTAAATATG GTTTAACAGGAGGGGTCGGGGGGGCTCTGCCAGTGGGAGGAGTGGGTGGAG GCTACCCCGGCGGGGTAAAACCACCAAAGCCTG GACTTGTTGTGCCAGGAGCTACTCCAGGTTCATTCATTAGTGGTGTTCCTGATGGTGATTCTGGAAAACCAG CCAAAGAAACCGGTCCCGCTGGAACTCCTCGGCCAG GGCCCACGCCTATTGCCGAAACCGGCATGGCCCCCGAGATCCCCCAGTCGA GCG TTTCTGGAGGAATCATTCAGCCTAGCA CTGGGACAAGTATTG GGGGAGTCGGTGTTCCAGCGCCATCTGGTG ATAGAATCCTACAGCCTACAG GTGCTGGTTTAGGCGCCGGTGGAAAAGCACCTAAACCACTTTTACCAG GTGCTGGTGGTGTAGGACTTGTTCCAGGTGCTGGTGGTGTAGGACTTGTTCCAGGTGCTGTGGGTACAGGACTTGTTCCAGGTGCTGGTGGATACCCCTATGGTGTAAATTATGGAG TTCCTTATGGTGTGGGCACTGGAACCTTACCTGGAGCCAAACCTTTGAAACCTCCAG TAGGTGGAGGTGGAGTAGGAGTAGGCCGTGGAGTAGGAATCCCTCTGACAGCAGGAGGATTTCCAG GCGGGTTGACGTATCCCTCTGCAACAGGAAACGGCGCCAGCATTGGATCTAAACCACCCATATCAG GTTATGGTGTTCTTGGGGGTGGTGGGATATACCAGCCAG GTGTGGTACCCGGATATGGAGGACTTTACCCCCAACAGTACCCCCAAG GAGGCGGATTATTGCACAGCTGCCAGCAGTCAG GTGGGTACGTGCCAGCCCCGCTGACTCCTCAGCAAG CCAAAGCAGCAAAGTACGGTGCTCTGCAGGGTTTCCTCGGAGGTGCAGGAGGGGCGTTCAGAg GGGGTGCCGCAGGATGCCAGGGTAAATTCTGCGGGAGGAGGAAGTAA
- the elna gene encoding elastin isoform X8 encodes MASRHSLLLFCGLFVLALVQPALQGGVYVPAAAGIRPGTTGGGTGFFPGSAGGVSGGYKPGKAAVGGYGGGRGTGPGGLVPGGVGQGGLGGGIGQGGKGPKPGYGSLGGGGLGGGGLGGGGLGGGGLGGGGLGGGGQGFGGFGGYGGGGHGGYGGGAGVGYQLGVGQKAAKRGAGGSLLPYGGTGGTVLGAGVGPGGIGTGAAGVGVPGLFHGLVPGQGFGGRGVLPGVAIGSNLNPKSIPGVGQGTQGGGYGGQMQPGVFHGYPLTSPKGYGTAAKAAKYGVPGGVPGGIPGGVPGGFPGGVPGGGFPGGVPGGGFPGGVPGGGFPGGVPGGFPGGVPGGFPGGVPGGFPGGAPLGGISPAKAAKYGGAGGYGGLGGTGGLGGGGPGGYSAAAKAAKYGVGGLGGAGGLGGAGGLGGAGGLGGAGGLGGLGGTGGYNAAAKAQKYAQGAGGRVIHRGAGGLGGTGLGGTGLGGTGLSGLGLGGTGGYNAAAKAQKYAQALGGAGALGGAGLGGTGLGGTGLGGTGGLGGTGGLGATGLGGLGGTGGYNAAAKAQKYGAGALGGAGLGGTGLGGRGLGGTGLGGTGGVGGGTYSAAAKAAKYGGGAGIVPGGGPGGVIPGRVPGYLPGYGSLSTGGLPYGVPGGGAVPGGPGQFFPGGGVYGGYGGKPPKYGVGGGTGIVPGGTGVVPGGTGLVPGGTGLVPGGTGVIPGGVGVIPGGVGGYSAAKAAKYGLTGGVGGALPVGGVGGGYPGGVKPPKPGLVVPGATPGSFISGVPDGDSGKPAKETGPAGTPRPGPTPIAETGMAPEIPQSSVSGGIIQPSTGTSIGGVGVPAPSGDRILQPTGAGLGAGGKAPKPLLPGAGGVGLVPGAGGVGLVPGAVGTGLVPGAGGYPYGVNYGVPYGVGTGTLPGAKPLKPPVGGGGVGVGRGVGIPLTAGGFPGGLTYPSATGNGASIGSKPPISGYGVLGGGGIYQPGVVPGYGGLYPQQYPQGGGLLHSCQQSGGYVPAPLTPQQAKAAKYGALQGFLGGAGGAFRGGAAGCQGKFCGRRK; translated from the exons TAGGAGGCTATGGAGGTGGGCGCGGCACGGGCCCAGGAGGTTTGGTGCCTGGAGGTGTCGGGCAGGGAGGCCTGGGTGGAGGCATAG GACAAGGAGGGAAGGGCCCTAAACCAG gCTATGGCAGCTTGGGTGGTGGTGGACTCGGTGGTGGAGGACTTGGTGGCGGTGGACTCGGTGGCGGTGGACTCGGTGGTGGTGGTCTCGGTGGTGGTGGACAGGGTTTTGGTGGATTTGGAGGCTATGGAGGAG GTGGCCATGGTGGATATGGTGGAGGCGCTGGTGTTGGCTATCAGTTAGGAGTCGGACAGAAGGCTGCTAAAAGAG GTGCGGGAGGTTCTCTGCTACCATATGGAG GGACTGGTGGGACTGTACTTGGGGCCGGAGTAGGACCTGGAGGAATTGGAACTGGAGCTGCAG GTGTAGGGGTGCCCGGTCTTTTCCATGGTTTGGTGCCCGGACAAG GCTTTGGTGGACGTGGTGTCTTACCGGGGGTGGCCATCGGTTCCAATCTCAATCCCAAATCAA TTCCAGGGGTAGGACAAGGAACCCAAGGAG GTGGGTATGGTGGACAAATGCAGCCAGGAGTGTTCCACGGTTACCCCCTCACGTCCCCCAAAG GATATGGAACAGCAGCCAAGGCTGCTAAATATG GGGTTCCTGGAGGAGTCCCAGGAGGAATTCCAGGTGGAGTACCTGGAGGttttccaggaggagttccaggAGGAGGCTTCCCAGGAGGAGTTCCAGGAGGAGGCTTCCCAGGAGGAGTTCCAGGAGGAGGTTTCCCAGGAGGAGTTCCAGGAGGttttccaggaggagttccaggaggttttccaggaggagttccaggAGGTTTTCCAGGAGGAGCACCACTTGGAGGAATTTCTCCAGCTAAAGCAGCTAAATATG GAGGGGCTGGTGGGTATGGAGGACTGGGTGGAACTGGAGGCCTGGGAGGTGGAGGACCAGGTGGATATTCAGCTGCTGCCAAGGCTGCAAAATATG gagtgggaggactgggaggagcaggaggactcGGAGGGGCAGGAGGACTGGGTGGGGCAGGAGGACTCGGAGGGGCAGGAGGACTCGGAGGACTAGGAGGAACTGGAGGATACAACGCTGCTGCCAAAGCTCAAAAATATG cccagggagctggaggaagagtgaTTCATAGAGgtgcaggaggactgggaggaaCTGGCCTGGGAGGAACAGGACTCGGTGGAACAGGACTGAGTGGATTGGGACTGGGAGGAACCGGAGGGTATAATGCTGCTGCCAAAGCTCAGAAATATG CACAGGCACTAGGGGGAGCCGGAGCTCTTGGTGGGGCAGGACTGGGAGGAACAGGACTGGGAGGAACAGGACTGGGAGGTACCGGAGGACTGGGAGGTACCGGAGGACTTGGTGCAACAGgtctgggaggactgggaggaaCCGGAGGGTATAATGCTGCTGCCAAAGCTCAAAAATATG GTGCAGGAGCACTTGGTGGGGCAGGACTGGGAGGAACAGGactgggaggaagaggactgGGAGGAACAGGACTGGGAGGTAccggaggagtgggaggaggaacGTACTCTGCTGCCGCCAAAGCAGCTAAATATG gtggaggtgcaggcatagttcctggaggtggaccaggtggTGTAATCCCAGGAAGGGTGCCAGGATATTTACCAGGATATGGAT CTTTGTCAACCGGTGGGCTACCCTACG GAgtcccaggaggaggtgcagttCCAGGAGGTCCGGGACAGTTCTTTCCTGGTGGGGGCGTTTATGGTG GCTATGGAGGCAAACCCCCAAAATATG GGGTTGGAGGAGGAACTGGCATCGTCCCAGGAGGAACTGGGGTGGTACCAGGAGGAACTGGGTTGGTACCAGGAGGAACTGGATTGGTACCAGGAGGAACTGGGGTCATCCCAGGAGGAGTTGGGGTCATCCCTGGAGGAGTAGGAGGATACTCTGCTGCCAAAGCTGCTAAATATG GTTTAACAGGAGGGGTCGGGGGGGCTCTGCCAGTGGGAGGAGTGGGTGGAG GCTACCCCGGCGGGGTAAAACCACCAAAGCCTG GACTTGTTGTGCCAGGAGCTACTCCAGGTTCATTCATTAGTGGTGTTCCTGATGGTGATTCTGGAAAACCAG CCAAAGAAACCGGTCCCGCTGGAACTCCTCGGCCAG GGCCCACGCCTATTGCCGAAACCGGCATGGCCCCCGAGATCCCCCAGTCGA GCG TTTCTGGAGGAATCATTCAGCCTAGCA CTGGGACAAGTATTG GGGGAGTCGGTGTTCCAGCGCCATCTGGTG ATAGAATCCTACAGCCTACAG GTGCTGGTTTAGGCGCCGGTGGAAAAGCACCTAAACCACTTTTACCAG GTGCTGGTGGTGTAGGACTTGTTCCAGGTGCTGGTGGTGTAGGACTTGTTCCAGGTGCTGTGGGTACAGGACTTGTTCCAGGTGCTGGTGGATACCCCTATGGTGTAAATTATGGAG TTCCTTATGGTGTGGGCACTGGAACCTTACCTGGAGCCAAACCTTTGAAACCTCCAG TAGGTGGAGGTGGAGTAGGAGTAGGCCGTGGAGTAGGAATCCCTCTGACAGCAGGAGGATTTCCAG GCGGGTTGACGTATCCCTCTGCAACAGGAAACGGCGCCAGCATTGGATCTAAACCACCCATATCAG GTTATGGTGTTCTTGGGGGTGGTGGGATATACCAGCCAG GTGTGGTACCCGGATATGGAGGACTTTACCCCCAACAGTACCCCCAAG GAGGCGGATTATTGCACAGCTGCCAGCAGTCAG GTGGGTACGTGCCAGCCCCGCTGACTCCTCAGCAAG CCAAAGCAGCAAAGTACGGTGCTCTGCAGGGTTTCCTCGGAGGTGCAGGAGGGGCGTTCAGAg GGGGTGCCGCAGGATGCCAGGGTAAATTCTGCGGGAGGAGGAAGTAA
- the elna gene encoding elastin isoform X4, which translates to MASRHSLLLFCGLFVLALVQPALQGGVYVPAAAGIRPGTTGGGTGFFPGSAGGVSGGYKPGKAAVGGYGGGRGTGPGGLVPGGVGQGGLGGGIGQGGKGPKPGYGSLGGGGLGGGGLGGGGLGGGGLGGGGLGGGGQGFGGFGGYGGGGHGGYGGGAGVGYQLGVGQKAAKRGAGGSLLPYGGTGGTVLGAGVGPGGIGTGAAVPVIPQTGLPGGTVGGAGTKASKVPGVGVPGLFHGLVPGQGFGGRGVLPGVAIGSNLNPKSIPGVGQGTQGGGYGGQMQPGVFHGYPLTSPKGYGTAAKAAKYGVPGGVPGGIPGGVPGGFPGGVPGGGFPGGVPGGGFPGGVPGGGFPGGVPGGFPGGVPGGFPGGVPGGFPGGAPLGGISPAKAAKYGGAGGYGGLGGTGGLGGGGPGGYSAAAKAAKYGVGGLGGAGGLGGAGGLGGAGGLGGAGGLGGLGGTGGYNAAAKAQKYAQGAGGRVIHRGAGGLGGTGLGGTGLGGTGLSGLGLGGTGGYNAAAKAQKYAQALGGAGALGGAGLGGTGLGGTGLGGTGGLGGTGGLGATGLGGLGGTGGYNAAAKAQKYGAGALGGAGLGGTGLGGRGLGGTGLGGTGGVGGGTYSAAAKAAKYGGGAGIVPGGGPGGVIPGRVPGYLPGYGSLSTGGLPYGVPGGGAVPGGPGQFFPGGGVYGGYGGKPPKYGVGGGTGIVPGGTGVVPGGTGLVPGGTGLVPGGTGVIPGGVGVIPGGVGGYSAAKAAKYGLTGGVGGALPVGGVGGGYPGGVKPPKPGLVVPGATPGSFISGVPDGDSGKPAKETGPAGTPRPGPTPIAETGMAPEIPQSSVSGGIIQPSTGTSIGGVGVPAPSGDRILQPTGAGLGAGGKAPKPLLPGAGGVGLVPGAVGTGLVPGAGGYPYGVNYGVPYGVGTGTLPGAKPLKPPVGGGGVGVGRGVGIPLTAGGFPGGLTYPSATGNGASIGSKPPISGYGVLGGGGIYQPGVVPGYGGLYPQQYPQGGGLLHSCQQSGGYVPAPLTPQQAKAAKYGALQGFLGGAGGAFRGGAAGCQGKFCGRRK; encoded by the exons TAGGAGGCTATGGAGGTGGGCGCGGCACGGGCCCAGGAGGTTTGGTGCCTGGAGGTGTCGGGCAGGGAGGCCTGGGTGGAGGCATAG GACAAGGAGGGAAGGGCCCTAAACCAG gCTATGGCAGCTTGGGTGGTGGTGGACTCGGTGGTGGAGGACTTGGTGGCGGTGGACTCGGTGGCGGTGGACTCGGTGGTGGTGGTCTCGGTGGTGGTGGACAGGGTTTTGGTGGATTTGGAGGCTATGGAGGAG GTGGCCATGGTGGATATGGTGGAGGCGCTGGTGTTGGCTATCAGTTAGGAGTCGGACAGAAGGCTGCTAAAAGAG GTGCGGGAGGTTCTCTGCTACCATATGGAG GGACTGGTGGGACTGTACTTGGGGCCGGAGTAGGACCTGGAGGAATTGGAACTGGAGCTGCAG TCCCGGTTATTCCTCAAACTGGCCTTCCAGGAGGAACTGTTGGTGGAGCTGGAACGAAAGCTTCAAAAGTGCCAG GTGTAGGGGTGCCCGGTCTTTTCCATGGTTTGGTGCCCGGACAAG GCTTTGGTGGACGTGGTGTCTTACCGGGGGTGGCCATCGGTTCCAATCTCAATCCCAAATCAA TTCCAGGGGTAGGACAAGGAACCCAAGGAG GTGGGTATGGTGGACAAATGCAGCCAGGAGTGTTCCACGGTTACCCCCTCACGTCCCCCAAAG GATATGGAACAGCAGCCAAGGCTGCTAAATATG GGGTTCCTGGAGGAGTCCCAGGAGGAATTCCAGGTGGAGTACCTGGAGGttttccaggaggagttccaggAGGAGGCTTCCCAGGAGGAGTTCCAGGAGGAGGCTTCCCAGGAGGAGTTCCAGGAGGAGGTTTCCCAGGAGGAGTTCCAGGAGGttttccaggaggagttccaggaggttttccaggaggagttccaggAGGTTTTCCAGGAGGAGCACCACTTGGAGGAATTTCTCCAGCTAAAGCAGCTAAATATG GAGGGGCTGGTGGGTATGGAGGACTGGGTGGAACTGGAGGCCTGGGAGGTGGAGGACCAGGTGGATATTCAGCTGCTGCCAAGGCTGCAAAATATG gagtgggaggactgggaggagcaggaggactcGGAGGGGCAGGAGGACTGGGTGGGGCAGGAGGACTCGGAGGGGCAGGAGGACTCGGAGGACTAGGAGGAACTGGAGGATACAACGCTGCTGCCAAAGCTCAAAAATATG cccagggagctggaggaagagtgaTTCATAGAGgtgcaggaggactgggaggaaCTGGCCTGGGAGGAACAGGACTCGGTGGAACAGGACTGAGTGGATTGGGACTGGGAGGAACCGGAGGGTATAATGCTGCTGCCAAAGCTCAGAAATATG CACAGGCACTAGGGGGAGCCGGAGCTCTTGGTGGGGCAGGACTGGGAGGAACAGGACTGGGAGGAACAGGACTGGGAGGTACCGGAGGACTGGGAGGTACCGGAGGACTTGGTGCAACAGgtctgggaggactgggaggaaCCGGAGGGTATAATGCTGCTGCCAAAGCTCAAAAATATG GTGCAGGAGCACTTGGTGGGGCAGGACTGGGAGGAACAGGactgggaggaagaggactgGGAGGAACAGGACTGGGAGGTAccggaggagtgggaggaggaacGTACTCTGCTGCCGCCAAAGCAGCTAAATATG gtggaggtgcaggcatagttcctggaggtggaccaggtggTGTAATCCCAGGAAGGGTGCCAGGATATTTACCAGGATATGGAT CTTTGTCAACCGGTGGGCTACCCTACG GAgtcccaggaggaggtgcagttCCAGGAGGTCCGGGACAGTTCTTTCCTGGTGGGGGCGTTTATGGTG GCTATGGAGGCAAACCCCCAAAATATG GGGTTGGAGGAGGAACTGGCATCGTCCCAGGAGGAACTGGGGTGGTACCAGGAGGAACTGGGTTGGTACCAGGAGGAACTGGATTGGTACCAGGAGGAACTGGGGTCATCCCAGGAGGAGTTGGGGTCATCCCTGGAGGAGTAGGAGGATACTCTGCTGCCAAAGCTGCTAAATATG GTTTAACAGGAGGGGTCGGGGGGGCTCTGCCAGTGGGAGGAGTGGGTGGAG GCTACCCCGGCGGGGTAAAACCACCAAAGCCTG GACTTGTTGTGCCAGGAGCTACTCCAGGTTCATTCATTAGTGGTGTTCCTGATGGTGATTCTGGAAAACCAG CCAAAGAAACCGGTCCCGCTGGAACTCCTCGGCCAG GGCCCACGCCTATTGCCGAAACCGGCATGGCCCCCGAGATCCCCCAGTCGA GCG TTTCTGGAGGAATCATTCAGCCTAGCA CTGGGACAAGTATTG GGGGAGTCGGTGTTCCAGCGCCATCTGGTG ATAGAATCCTACAGCCTACAG GTGCTGGTTTAGGCGCCGGTGGAAAAGCACCTAAACCACTTTTACCAG GTGCTGGTGGTGTAGGACTTGTTCCAGGTGCTGTGGGTACAGGACTTGTTCCAGGTGCTGGTGGATACCCCTATGGTGTAAATTATGGAG TTCCTTATGGTGTGGGCACTGGAACCTTACCTGGAGCCAAACCTTTGAAACCTCCAG TAGGTGGAGGTGGAGTAGGAGTAGGCCGTGGAGTAGGAATCCCTCTGACAGCAGGAGGATTTCCAG GCGGGTTGACGTATCCCTCTGCAACAGGAAACGGCGCCAGCATTGGATCTAAACCACCCATATCAG GTTATGGTGTTCTTGGGGGTGGTGGGATATACCAGCCAG GTGTGGTACCCGGATATGGAGGACTTTACCCCCAACAGTACCCCCAAG GAGGCGGATTATTGCACAGCTGCCAGCAGTCAG GTGGGTACGTGCCAGCCCCGCTGACTCCTCAGCAAG CCAAAGCAGCAAAGTACGGTGCTCTGCAGGGTTTCCTCGGAGGTGCAGGAGGGGCGTTCAGAg GGGGTGCCGCAGGATGCCAGGGTAAATTCTGCGGGAGGAGGAAGTAA